A stretch of Faecalibacterium duncaniae DNA encodes these proteins:
- a CDS encoding NAD(P)/FAD-dependent oxidoreductase translates to MSNIVIIGSGPAGVSAALYAARAGVQTTVLTKGPGALDRAELIQNYYGFAEPITGAELERRGIEGAKAVGVEFVTTEAVGLTYTDKLTVETLAGDFPADAVILATGASRAAPRIPGLAGLEGHGVSYCATCDAFFYRGRDVAVLGSGEYALHEVQALLPVAHSVTLLTGGAPLTAQFPPAVAVRTEAVEAILGEERVTGVQLKDGGTLEVSGVFVALGVAGSTALARKLGAEVNGSRIVVDDHMQTSLPGLYAAGDCTGGLLQVAKAVYEGAVAGTEAAKALRK, encoded by the coding sequence ATGTCTAACATTGTGATCATCGGTTCCGGCCCCGCAGGTGTCTCGGCGGCATTGTATGCCGCGCGCGCCGGGGTGCAGACCACCGTTCTGACCAAGGGCCCCGGCGCACTGGACCGGGCCGAGCTCATCCAGAACTACTACGGCTTTGCCGAACCCATCACCGGTGCCGAACTGGAACGCCGGGGCATCGAGGGTGCCAAAGCCGTGGGGGTGGAGTTCGTCACCACCGAGGCCGTGGGCCTGACCTACACCGACAAGCTGACCGTGGAGACGCTGGCCGGGGATTTCCCCGCCGATGCTGTCATTCTGGCCACGGGGGCTTCCCGGGCAGCGCCCCGCATTCCGGGCCTTGCCGGGCTGGAGGGCCACGGCGTGAGCTACTGCGCCACCTGCGATGCCTTTTTCTACCGCGGCAGGGATGTGGCCGTGCTGGGCAGTGGAGAGTACGCCCTGCACGAGGTACAGGCCCTGCTGCCCGTGGCCCACAGCGTCACCCTGCTCACGGGCGGAGCCCCGCTGACGGCACAATTCCCGCCAGCGGTGGCCGTGCGGACGGAAGCCGTGGAAGCCATCCTCGGTGAAGAGCGGGTCACCGGCGTGCAGCTGAAAGACGGCGGGACACTGGAAGTCTCCGGCGTGTTCGTGGCGCTGGGCGTGGCGGGCAGCACTGCCCTGGCCCGCAAGCTGGGGGCCGAGGTGAACGGCAGCCGGATCGTGGTGGATGACCACATGCAGACCTCCCTGCCCGGCCTGTATGCCGCCGGAGACTGCACCGGCGGGCTGCTGCAGGTCGCCAAGGCCGTGTACGAAGGTGCCGTGGCAGGCACCGAAGCCGCCAAAGCCCTGCGGAAATGA
- a CDS encoding GTP-binding protein → MANEIPVYLFVGFLESGKTKFIQETFEDPNFDSGDKTLLLVCEEGEEEYNEKKFAFPGVTLKVLEDKAELNPQNLAKLEKESGAGRVVIEYNGMWLLQDLANNLPENWIVYQCIATADGTTALTYARDNSMRSLLLDKIARSELIVFNRAEAVNNDAARQELHKLVRQASRKCDIAYEFADGSVAYDDIPDPLPFDLNAPIVEIGEDDFGIWYMDCQDEPQKYVGKTVRFLAQVCQTNRAGKNSFVPGRFAMTCCVQDIQFVGFPCSYDGYKALEQRAWVTVTAKVNYKFHNIYRGKGPVLTAISVEPAEKPQNDVVTFS, encoded by the coding sequence ATGGCAAACGAGATCCCGGTTTACCTGTTTGTGGGCTTCCTCGAAAGCGGCAAGACCAAGTTCATTCAGGAGACCTTTGAAGACCCCAATTTCGACTCCGGCGACAAGACCCTGCTGCTGGTCTGCGAAGAGGGTGAGGAAGAATATAACGAAAAGAAGTTCGCCTTCCCCGGCGTGACCCTGAAGGTCCTCGAGGATAAGGCGGAGCTGAACCCCCAGAATCTGGCCAAGCTCGAAAAAGAATCCGGCGCAGGCCGTGTGGTCATTGAGTACAACGGCATGTGGCTGCTGCAGGATCTGGCCAACAACCTGCCCGAGAACTGGATCGTCTACCAGTGCATTGCCACGGCCGACGGCACCACGGCTCTGACCTACGCCCGCGACAACTCCATGCGCTCTCTGCTGCTGGACAAGATCGCCCGCAGTGAGCTGATCGTGTTCAACCGCGCCGAGGCCGTGAACAACGATGCCGCCCGTCAGGAGCTGCACAAGCTGGTGCGTCAGGCCTCCCGCAAGTGCGATATCGCCTATGAGTTCGCCGACGGCAGCGTGGCATATGATGACATCCCCGACCCGCTGCCCTTTGATCTGAACGCCCCGATCGTCGAGATCGGCGAGGACGATTTCGGTATCTGGTATATGGACTGCCAGGACGAGCCCCAGAAGTACGTGGGCAAGACCGTCCGGTTCCTGGCGCAGGTCTGCCAGACCAACCGCGCGGGCAAAAACAGTTTTGTACCCGGCCGTTTTGCAATGACCTGCTGCGTGCAGGATATCCAGTTCGTGGGCTTCCCCTGCAGCTATGATGGCTACAAGGCACTGGAGCAGCGCGCCTGGGTCACTGTGACCGCCAAGGTCAATTATAAGTTCCACAACATCTACCGCGGCAAGGGCCCGGTGCTGACCGCTATCTCGGTGGAGCCCGCCGAAAAGCCGCAGAACGATGTCGTAACATTCTCTTAA
- a CDS encoding GTP-binding protein — translation MTNIDIFSGFLGAGKTTLIKKLIKESFAGQKVVLIENEFGEIGIDGGFLKESGIQINELNAGCICCSLVGDFRAALQQVVEQYHPDRIVIEPSGVGKLSDVTRAVEGVAEHLDVKLNSFVTVADVNKVKMYMKNFGEFYDDQISHASCIILSRTQTASEEKIAAAVAMLREKNPTATIVTTAWDSLTGEQILKAMSSKDDFKAELIAMAAKANEKHAEEDEEEEHEHHHHHYDENGVCSCGHHHHDHDDDDDDDEDEHEHHHDHEDHCCHHHHDHDHEDDHDEHEHHHHDEDGHCCCGHHHHHHHDHDADEVFTSWGVETAKKFSKADIEHALTELDGGKYGMILRSKGIVDGGADGWLEFDYVPGEWEVRQRGADVGGKLVVIGSKLDEKAIAALFGC, via the coding sequence ATGACGAATATCGATATTTTCTCCGGCTTCCTGGGTGCCGGCAAGACGACTCTGATCAAGAAGCTCATCAAGGAATCCTTTGCGGGCCAGAAGGTGGTCCTGATCGAGAACGAGTTTGGTGAGATCGGCATCGACGGCGGCTTCCTGAAGGAGTCCGGCATCCAGATCAACGAGCTGAACGCAGGCTGCATCTGCTGCTCTCTGGTGGGCGATTTCCGTGCCGCTCTGCAGCAGGTGGTGGAGCAGTACCACCCCGACCGCATCGTCATTGAGCCCTCCGGTGTGGGCAAGCTGAGCGATGTCACCCGCGCTGTGGAGGGTGTGGCTGAGCATCTGGATGTGAAGCTGAACAGCTTTGTCACCGTGGCCGATGTCAACAAGGTCAAGATGTATATGAAGAACTTCGGTGAGTTCTATGATGATCAGATCAGCCACGCAAGCTGCATCATCCTGAGCCGCACCCAGACCGCCAGCGAGGAGAAGATCGCCGCTGCGGTTGCCATGCTGCGCGAGAAGAATCCCACCGCTACCATCGTGACCACCGCATGGGATTCCCTGACCGGCGAACAGATCCTGAAGGCCATGTCCTCCAAGGACGATTTCAAGGCAGAGCTGATCGCCATGGCTGCCAAGGCCAATGAGAAGCACGCCGAGGAGGACGAGGAAGAAGAGCACGAGCATCATCACCATCATTACGATGAGAACGGTGTGTGCAGCTGCGGCCATCACCACCATGATCACGATGACGATGACGACGATGATGAGGACGAGCACGAGCATCACCACGACCACGAGGACCACTGCTGCCACCACCATCACGACCACGACCATGAGGATGACCATGATGAGCATGAGCATCATCACCACGATGAGGACGGCCACTGCTGCTGCGGCCATCACCACCACCATCACCACGATCACGATGCCGATGAGGTGTTCACCAGCTGGGGTGTCGAGACGGCCAAGAAGTTCAGCAAGGCAGACATCGAGCATGCACTGACCGAGCTGGACGGCGGCAAGTACGGCATGATCCTGCGCTCCAAGGGCATCGTGGACGGCGGTGCCGACGGCTGGCTGGAGTTCGATTACGTCCCCGGCGAGTGGGAAGTGCGTCAGCGCGGTGCCGACGTGGGCGGCAAGCTGGTCGTCATCGGCTCCAAGCTGGACGAAAAGGCCATTGCCGCACTGTTTGGCTGCTGA
- a CDS encoding glycoside hydrolase family 32 protein, which yields MNDLTLQKARAYEAEHGAAISPAERPAYHMTPYVGWLNDPNGFSYYKGKYHQFYQYNPYDVRWAPMHWGHAVSTDLLHWEYLPCALAPDSPVDNGPGCFSGSATEMDDGRQLLMYTSVIAEKQPNGEMRDIQTQSIAIGDGLNYEKPACNPVLTQKDLPEGFSRFDFRDPKIWREADGTYSAVTVCRAEDGSGAAALFQSKDGFDWHFVTVLERCNNQYGKMWECPDFFPLDGKQVLMLGPMEMLPKGEFHNGHNVIAFIGSYDEATHTFTKENVQLMDGGIDFYATQTTLAPDGRRIMTAWLQTWSDTEDKPQGCKWFGQTICPRELHIKDGRILQSPVRELDAVHGKRTFHENVTVQSEISLGGIKGRVADLTITVQPGEYRSFTLKLAADADHHTSLTYDPYTSELTLDRSYAGSRADIVHRRSCKVRSQNGALKLRILLDKNSIEVFANDGEQTMTAWIYTPQSADGITFAADGKATVTAEQFELNL from the coding sequence ATGAACGATTTGACTTTACAAAAAGCCCGTGCCTACGAGGCCGAGCACGGTGCTGCCATTTCCCCGGCGGAACGCCCTGCTTACCACATGACCCCCTATGTGGGCTGGCTGAACGACCCCAACGGTTTCTCTTATTACAAAGGGAAGTATCACCAGTTCTATCAGTATAACCCCTACGATGTGCGGTGGGCGCCCATGCACTGGGGTCACGCCGTCAGCACCGACCTGCTGCACTGGGAGTATCTGCCCTGTGCGCTGGCACCGGATTCCCCGGTGGACAACGGCCCCGGCTGCTTCTCCGGCTCTGCCACCGAGATGGATGACGGCAGGCAGCTGCTGATGTACACCAGCGTGATTGCAGAAAAGCAGCCCAATGGGGAGATGCGGGATATCCAGACCCAGAGCATTGCCATCGGTGACGGTCTCAACTACGAAAAGCCTGCCTGCAACCCGGTGCTGACCCAGAAAGACCTGCCGGAAGGCTTCAGCAGGTTCGACTTCCGGGACCCCAAGATCTGGCGTGAGGCCGATGGCACCTACTCCGCCGTCACCGTCTGCCGGGCCGAGGACGGCAGCGGCGCAGCGGCACTGTTCCAGAGCAAGGACGGCTTCGACTGGCACTTTGTCACGGTGCTGGAACGCTGCAACAATCAGTACGGAAAAATGTGGGAGTGCCCGGACTTCTTCCCGCTGGATGGCAAGCAGGTCTTGATGCTGGGACCCATGGAGATGCTGCCCAAGGGCGAGTTCCACAATGGTCACAACGTCATTGCCTTCATCGGCAGCTACGACGAAGCCACCCACACTTTCACCAAGGAAAATGTGCAGCTGATGGACGGCGGCATCGACTTCTACGCCACCCAGACCACCCTTGCCCCGGATGGCCGCCGGATCATGACGGCATGGCTGCAGACCTGGTCGGACACCGAGGATAAGCCCCAGGGCTGCAAGTGGTTCGGGCAGACCATCTGCCCCCGGGAGCTGCATATCAAGGATGGGCGCATTCTTCAGAGCCCCGTGCGAGAGCTGGATGCCGTCCACGGTAAGCGCACCTTCCACGAAAATGTGACGGTGCAAAGCGAAATTTCTCTGGGAGGCATCAAGGGTCGTGTGGCCGACCTGACCATCACGGTGCAGCCCGGCGAATACCGCTCCTTTACCCTGAAGCTGGCCGCCGATGCAGACCATCACACCAGCCTGACCTACGATCCCTACACCTCCGAGCTGACGCTGGATCGCAGCTATGCCGGTTCCCGTGCCGACATCGTTCACCGCCGCAGCTGCAAGGTGCGCAGCCAGAACGGTGCACTCAAGCTCCGCATCCTGTTGGATAAGAACAGCATCGAAGTTTTCGCCAACGATGGTGAGCAGACCATGACCGCATGGATCTACACCCCCCAGTCTGCCGATGGCATCACCTTTGCCGCCGATGGCAAAGCAACTGTTACGGCGGAACAGTTTGAACTGAATCTGTAA
- a CDS encoding extracellular solute-binding protein — MKKLISRRNFLKVCALAGSAAALSACGGGKSTGSSNSAAAAVDTTGAVTFPLSEKVTFTGMTSFPVGSESEPNNRTIFKRLEEQTNVHIDWTAIQSDQWNDKITLNMSNPNTLTDFVFTADFTDSNLLRYADQGVILNLEDYIDNNMPNLQKVFEQYPEYRTMCTDSDGHIWALPWIEQLGSEKTAIQTIGNMSFINTKWLNFLGLSMPTTVDEFEQVLMAFRDNAASIKAEYGIDGDIIPMSCIVNNGDQDPSILINGFGEGYGDADKDRHIAVTNDRKVICAATQQGYRDGLDWLHKLYAEKLIDPECFTQEWSTYVSKGKAGRYGVCFSWDVANIDNLTDWEPLPALTADTRNITPQNGSFTSGFGRGKCVVTAKATNPALVCAWLDQMYAPLQSPQNNWGTYGDAEGFNIFEMSTNDKGEPMLKHAPLGDASPVEVREAQCVGGPLAVLDDYYGVYVTCPDDAQYRLDWIKEIYTPDMNNDYVYPNVFMSNEDTEQVSNLQADLQTYMNTQKADWIMNGTTDAEWNEYLSKLEDYGLSDYLGIMQKYLDAYYA, encoded by the coding sequence ATGAAAAAGCTGATCTCTCGCCGCAACTTCCTCAAGGTCTGTGCTCTGGCGGGCTCTGCTGCTGCTCTGTCTGCCTGTGGCGGCGGCAAATCCACCGGCAGCAGCAATTCTGCTGCCGCAGCTGTGGACACGACCGGTGCCGTTACATTTCCGCTGTCCGAAAAGGTCACCTTTACCGGTATGACCAGCTTCCCTGTGGGCAGCGAATCCGAGCCGAACAACCGTACCATCTTCAAGCGTCTGGAAGAGCAGACCAATGTGCACATCGACTGGACCGCCATCCAGTCCGACCAGTGGAACGATAAGATCACCCTGAATATGTCCAACCCCAACACCCTGACGGATTTTGTTTTTACTGCTGATTTTACCGACAGCAATCTGCTGCGCTACGCAGATCAGGGTGTCATCCTCAATCTGGAAGACTACATTGACAACAATATGCCGAATCTCCAGAAGGTCTTTGAGCAGTACCCGGAGTACCGCACCATGTGTACCGACAGCGATGGCCACATCTGGGCACTGCCCTGGATCGAGCAGCTCGGCTCAGAAAAGACCGCCATCCAGACCATTGGCAACATGAGCTTCATCAATACCAAGTGGCTGAACTTCCTCGGTCTGTCGATGCCCACCACAGTGGACGAGTTTGAACAGGTGCTGATGGCATTCCGTGATAACGCCGCTTCTATCAAGGCAGAGTATGGCATTGACGGCGATATCATCCCCATGTCCTGCATCGTCAACAACGGCGATCAGGACCCCAGCATCCTCATCAATGGCTTTGGCGAAGGCTACGGCGATGCAGACAAAGACCGCCATATCGCTGTTACCAACGACCGGAAAGTCATCTGTGCCGCCACCCAGCAGGGCTACCGTGATGGTCTGGACTGGCTGCACAAGCTGTATGCCGAGAAGCTCATTGACCCGGAGTGCTTCACGCAGGAGTGGTCCACCTATGTTTCCAAGGGCAAGGCTGGCCGCTATGGTGTCTGCTTCAGCTGGGATGTTGCCAACATTGACAACCTGACCGACTGGGAGCCGCTGCCTGCCCTGACCGCCGATACCCGGAATATCACTCCGCAGAACGGCTCTTTCACCAGCGGCTTTGGCCGCGGCAAGTGCGTTGTTACCGCAAAGGCGACGAATCCTGCACTGGTTTGCGCATGGCTGGATCAGATGTACGCGCCCCTCCAGTCTCCTCAGAACAACTGGGGTACTTACGGCGATGCGGAAGGCTTTAACATTTTTGAAATGTCCACCAACGATAAGGGCGAGCCCATGCTGAAGCACGCTCCTCTGGGCGATGCTTCTCCCGTGGAAGTCCGTGAGGCGCAGTGTGTCGGCGGGCCTCTGGCGGTTCTGGATGATTACTATGGTGTATACGTTACCTGCCCGGACGATGCACAGTACCGTCTGGACTGGATCAAGGAAATCTACACCCCGGATATGAACAACGATTATGTCTATCCCAATGTCTTTATGAGCAACGAGGACACCGAGCAGGTCTCCAACCTGCAGGCAGATCTGCAGACCTACATGAATACGCAGAAGGCCGACTGGATCATGAACGGCACTACGGATGCAGAGTGGAACGAATATCTGAGCAAGCTGGAAGACTACGGCCTGTCCGACTATCTGGGCATTATGCAGAAATATCTGGATGCTTACTACGCATAA
- a CDS encoding carbohydrate ABC transporter permease: MARACKEGFTMAKQKKSKMALYTRQDKIILYCGYALLGLFLLAIIVPMIYIVIASFMDPVTLQNKGISFDFSKWSLDAYQRVVSDKQIWVGFRNAVLYSIIFTIISVAVTMLAAYPMSLPDFKGKTIFNTLFVITMFFSGGLIPTYLLINNLGLLDSMWAVILPGAFSVWNMIIARTYYQGIPRELREAADVDGASEMLYFFKILLPVCMPVVAVLALWQFVAMWNSYFDAMIYLNSASKQPLQLVLRSILIQSQPESGMIADIQSTAERAKMAELLKYATIIISSLPLLVMYPFFQKYFDAGIMAGSIKG; encoded by the coding sequence AAGGGCTTGTAAGGAGGGGTTTACCATGGCAAAACAGAAAAAATCAAAAATGGCCCTCTACACCAGACAAGATAAGATCATCCTGTACTGCGGCTACGCACTTCTGGGCTTGTTCCTGCTGGCGATCATCGTTCCGATGATCTACATCGTCATCGCGTCCTTTATGGACCCGGTCACTCTGCAAAACAAGGGCATCTCCTTTGATTTCAGCAAGTGGAGTCTGGATGCTTACCAGCGTGTCGTTTCGGACAAGCAGATCTGGGTCGGCTTCAGGAACGCAGTACTTTACTCGATCATCTTCACCATCATCTCGGTCGCTGTGACGATGCTTGCCGCTTATCCCATGTCGCTGCCGGACTTCAAAGGCAAAACGATCTTCAACACCTTGTTTGTGATCACGATGTTTTTCAGCGGCGGTCTGATCCCCACCTACCTGCTCATCAACAATCTGGGTCTGCTGGATTCCATGTGGGCGGTCATTCTGCCGGGAGCATTCAGCGTGTGGAACATGATCATTGCCCGTACCTATTATCAAGGCATCCCGCGTGAGCTGCGCGAAGCTGCGGATGTGGATGGAGCCAGCGAGATGCTTTACTTCTTCAAGATCCTGCTGCCCGTCTGTATGCCGGTGGTGGCAGTTCTGGCCCTGTGGCAGTTCGTGGCAATGTGGAACAGCTACTTTGACGCCATGATCTACCTGAACAGCGCATCGAAGCAGCCGCTGCAGCTGGTGCTGCGTTCCATCCTGATCCAGAGCCAGCCGGAATCCGGCATGATCGCAGATATCCAGAGCACTGCCGAACGTGCGAAGATGGCAGAGCTGCTCAAATATGCAACCATTATTATTTCCAGTCTGCCGCTGCTGGTGATGTATCCTTTCTTCCAGAAGTATTTTGATGCTGGCATCATGGCTGGTTCCATTAAAGGCTGA